In the genome of Streptomyces globosus, one region contains:
- the leuD gene encoding 3-isopropylmalate dehydratase small subunit: MEAFTTHTGRAVPLRRSNVDTDQIIPAHWLKKITRDGFEDGLFEAWRKDPDFVTNRPERAGATVLVAGPDFGTGSSREHAVWALQNFGFKAVISSRFADIFRGNSLKNGLLTVVLPQETVDRLWELTEADPAAEVTVDLVARQVRAAGIEAEFELDDNARWRLLEGLDDISLTLQNEADIAAYESARPAFKPRTIRA; this comes from the coding sequence ATGGAAGCCTTCACCACCCACACCGGCCGGGCCGTGCCGCTGCGCCGCAGCAACGTCGACACCGACCAGATCATCCCCGCCCACTGGCTCAAGAAGATCACCCGCGACGGGTTCGAGGACGGGCTCTTCGAGGCCTGGCGCAAGGACCCCGACTTCGTCACCAACCGCCCCGAGCGCGCCGGCGCCACCGTGCTCGTCGCCGGACCCGACTTCGGTACCGGCTCCTCCCGCGAGCACGCCGTCTGGGCGCTGCAGAACTTCGGGTTCAAGGCGGTGATCTCCTCCCGCTTCGCCGACATCTTCCGGGGCAACTCCCTGAAGAACGGACTGCTGACGGTGGTCCTGCCGCAGGAGACCGTCGACCGGCTGTGGGAGCTGACCGAGGCCGACCCGGCCGCCGAGGTGACCGTCGACCTCGTCGCCCGGCAGGTCCGCGCGGCGGGAATCGAGGCCGAGTTCGAGCTCGACGACAACGCCCGGTGGCGTCTGCTGGAGGGCCTGGACGACATCTCCCTCACCCTTCAGAACGAAGCGGACATCGCCGCTTACGAAAGCGCCAGGCCCGCCTTCAAGCCGCGTACGATTCGCGCCTGA
- a CDS encoding HU family DNA-binding protein — MNKAQLVEAIADKLGGRQQAADAVDAVLDAMVRAVVAGDRVSVTGFGSFEKVDRPARYARNPQTGERVRVKKTSVPRFRAGQGFKDLVSGTKKLPKGDEVAVKKAPKGSLMAAAAAGGSRSTVKKAAAKKTTAKKAAPAKKAATAAKTAAAKKTTAKKTAATAKKAAPAAKKTTTAKTAASKTTAAAKKTTAKKTAPAKKTVAKKAPAKKATARKTATAKKTATRKK, encoded by the coding sequence GTGAACAAGGCGCAGCTCGTAGAAGCGATTGCCGACAAGCTGGGCGGCCGCCAGCAGGCCGCCGACGCCGTCGACGCGGTACTGGACGCCATGGTCCGCGCGGTCGTGGCGGGCGACCGGGTCTCGGTCACCGGCTTCGGCTCGTTCGAGAAGGTCGACCGGCCGGCCCGCTACGCCCGGAACCCGCAGACGGGTGAGCGCGTCCGGGTCAAGAAGACCTCGGTTCCCCGCTTCCGCGCGGGCCAGGGCTTCAAGGACCTGGTCAGCGGCACCAAGAAGCTCCCCAAGGGCGACGAGGTGGCCGTGAAGAAGGCCCCCAAGGGCAGCCTGATGGCAGCGGCCGCCGCCGGCGGCAGCCGCTCCACGGTCAAGAAGGCCGCGGCGAAGAAGACCACCGCGAAGAAGGCCGCCCCGGCCAAGAAGGCGGCCACCGCCGCGAAGACCGCGGCGGCGAAGAAGACCACCGCGAAGAAGACCGCGGCCACGGCCAAGAAGGCCGCGCCGGCCGCAAAGAAGACCACCACCGCGAAGACCGCCGCGTCGAAGACGACCGCCGCCGCGAAGAAGACCACCGCGAAGAAGACCGCGCCGGCGAAGAAGACCGTCGCGAAGAAGGCGCCCGCCAAGAAGGCGACGGCGCGCAAGACCGCCACCGCGAAGAAGACGGCCACCCGCAAGAAGTAG
- a CDS encoding lysophospholipid acyltransferase family protein, translated as MSRRRIGFWYRLAAVIAKPPLVVFFKRDWRGMEHIPADGGFITAVNHNSYLDPLSYAHFQYNSGRVPRLLAKAALFRVPFVGAILRGSGQIPVYRETTNALDAFRAAVEAIERGECVAFYPEGTLTRDPDMWPMAGKTGAARVALMTRAPVIPVAQWGANLVMPPYAKENKVRLFPRKTLQVLAGPPVDLSAYYDREPTPEVLKEATEAIMAAITRQLEELRGEKAPDQPYDHRKARAEQRRKAAEQDHK; from the coding sequence GTGTCCCGCCGCAGAATCGGCTTCTGGTACCGCCTGGCCGCGGTCATCGCAAAACCGCCGCTGGTCGTGTTCTTCAAGCGGGACTGGCGGGGAATGGAACACATTCCGGCGGACGGCGGGTTCATCACCGCCGTCAACCACAACTCGTACCTGGACCCGCTGTCCTACGCGCACTTCCAGTACAACAGCGGCCGCGTGCCCCGCCTCCTCGCCAAGGCCGCCCTCTTCAGGGTCCCCTTCGTCGGCGCCATCCTGCGCGGCTCCGGCCAGATCCCGGTCTACCGGGAGACCACCAACGCCCTGGACGCCTTCCGGGCCGCCGTCGAGGCGATCGAGCGCGGCGAGTGCGTCGCCTTCTACCCCGAGGGCACCCTCACCCGCGACCCCGACATGTGGCCGATGGCCGGCAAGACCGGCGCCGCCCGCGTCGCCCTCATGACCAGGGCGCCCGTCATCCCGGTGGCCCAGTGGGGCGCCAACCTGGTCATGCCGCCGTACGCCAAGGAGAACAAGGTCCGCCTCTTCCCCCGCAAGACCCTCCAGGTCCTCGCCGGGCCGCCCGTGGACCTCTCCGCGTACTACGACCGGGAGCCCACGCCGGAGGTCCTCAAGGAGGCCACCGAGGCCATCATGGCCGCCATCACCCGGCAGCTGGAGGAACTGCGCGGAGAGAAGGCGCCCGACCAGCCCTACGACCACCGCAAGGCCAGGGCGGAACAGCGGCGCAAGGCCGCGGAACAGGACCACAAGTGA
- a CDS encoding NAD(P)H-dependent glycerol-3-phosphate dehydrogenase, giving the protein MTAPVKAAVFGTGSWGTAFAMVLADAGCEVVLWGRRQELADAVNTTRTNPDYFPGVELPAGIRATTDAAEAARGADFAVLAIPSQTLRGNLAEWAPLLPPDAVLVSLMKGIELGTAKRMSEVIEEVAKVPPARVAVVTGPNLAREIVARQPAAAVVACSDEAVAQRLQAACHTPYFRPYTSTDVIGCELGGAVKNVIGLAVGIADGMGLGDNTKGSLITRGLAEATRLGLAMGADPLTFSGLAGLGDLVATCSSPLSRNHTFGTNLGRGMTLEETIAVTKQTAEGVKSCESVADLARRHGVDMPITETVVEIVHHGKPPLVALKELMARSAKPERR; this is encoded by the coding sequence GTGACCGCTCCCGTGAAGGCCGCCGTCTTCGGCACCGGCTCCTGGGGAACCGCCTTCGCCATGGTGCTCGCCGACGCCGGCTGCGAGGTGGTCCTGTGGGGCCGCCGCCAGGAGCTCGCCGACGCCGTCAACACCACCCGGACCAACCCGGACTACTTCCCCGGCGTCGAGCTCCCCGCGGGCATCCGCGCCACCACCGACGCGGCCGAGGCCGCGCGCGGCGCCGACTTCGCCGTCCTCGCCATCCCCTCGCAGACCCTGCGCGGCAACCTCGCCGAGTGGGCCCCGCTGCTCCCGCCCGACGCCGTCCTCGTCTCCCTGATGAAGGGCATCGAACTGGGCACCGCCAAGCGGATGAGCGAGGTCATCGAGGAGGTCGCCAAGGTCCCGCCGGCCCGCGTCGCCGTCGTCACCGGCCCCAACCTGGCCCGCGAGATCGTCGCCCGGCAGCCCGCCGCCGCCGTCGTCGCCTGCTCCGACGAGGCCGTCGCCCAGCGCCTCCAGGCGGCCTGCCACACCCCCTACTTCCGCCCCTACACCAGCACCGACGTCATCGGCTGCGAGCTCGGCGGAGCGGTGAAGAACGTCATCGGCCTGGCCGTCGGCATCGCCGACGGCATGGGCCTCGGCGACAACACCAAGGGCTCCCTGATCACCCGCGGCCTCGCGGAGGCGACCCGCCTCGGCCTCGCCATGGGCGCCGACCCGCTCACCTTCTCCGGCCTCGCCGGCCTCGGCGACCTGGTCGCCACCTGCTCCTCGCCGCTCTCCCGGAACCACACCTTCGGCACCAACCTCGGCCGGGGCATGACCCTGGAGGAGACCATCGCGGTCACCAAGCAGACCGCCGAGGGCGTCAAGTCCTGCGAGTCGGTGGCCGATCTGGCCCGCCGCCACGGCGTCGACATGCCGATCACCGAGACGGTCGTCGAGATCGTCCACCACGGCAAGCCGCCGCTCGTCGCGCTGAAGGAGCTGATGGCGCGCAGCGCCAAACCGGAACGGCGCTGA
- a CDS encoding D-alanine--D-alanine ligase family protein, which translates to MSSENLPQSPEQQGRKPRVAVVFGGRSSEHAISVVTAGAVLRAIDRSKYEVLPIGITSDGRWALTADEPERMAIADRRLPSVAELAESDEGGVVLSVDPASREVVYTEPGAVPKALGEVDVVFPMLHGPYGEDGTLQGLLELSGVPYVGSGVLASAVGQDKEYMKRVFTSFGLAVGPYLTVRPREWQADPDAAKGRILDFAAEHGWPLFVKPARAGSSIGITKVDDVSGLDAAIREAQRHDPKVIVEALLRGREIECGVLEFEDGPRASAPAEIPPVSSHDFYDFEAKYIDSAAGIVPAPLTPEQTAEVQRLAVEAFEAASCEGLVRADFFLTEDGTFVINEINTMPGFTPISMYPRMWQESGVPYPELVDRLIQAALRRPTGLR; encoded by the coding sequence ATGAGCAGCGAGAACCTCCCCCAGTCCCCTGAGCAGCAGGGCCGCAAGCCCCGCGTGGCGGTCGTGTTCGGCGGCCGCAGCTCGGAACACGCCATCTCGGTCGTCACCGCGGGTGCCGTGCTGCGCGCCATCGACCGCTCCAAGTACGAGGTGCTGCCCATCGGCATCACCTCGGACGGGCGGTGGGCGCTGACCGCCGACGAGCCCGAGCGGATGGCCATCGCCGACCGCCGGCTGCCGAGCGTCGCCGAACTCGCCGAATCGGACGAGGGCGGCGTCGTGCTCTCCGTCGACCCGGCCAGCCGCGAGGTCGTCTACACGGAGCCGGGCGCCGTCCCCAAGGCCCTGGGCGAGGTCGACGTCGTCTTCCCGATGCTGCACGGCCCGTACGGCGAGGACGGCACCCTGCAGGGCCTGCTGGAGCTCTCCGGCGTCCCCTACGTCGGCTCCGGCGTCCTCGCCTCCGCCGTCGGCCAGGACAAGGAGTACATGAAGCGGGTCTTCACCTCCTTCGGCCTGGCCGTCGGCCCGTACCTGACCGTCCGCCCCCGCGAGTGGCAGGCCGACCCGGACGCGGCGAAGGGCCGCATCCTGGACTTCGCCGCCGAGCACGGCTGGCCGCTGTTCGTGAAGCCCGCCCGGGCCGGCTCCTCCATCGGCATCACCAAGGTCGACGACGTCTCCGGCCTCGACGCGGCGATCCGCGAGGCGCAGCGCCACGACCCGAAGGTCATCGTCGAGGCGCTGCTGCGCGGCCGCGAGATCGAGTGCGGCGTCCTGGAGTTCGAGGACGGCCCCCGCGCGAGCGCGCCCGCCGAGATCCCGCCGGTCTCCAGCCACGACTTCTACGACTTCGAGGCCAAGTACATCGACTCGGCGGCGGGCATCGTGCCGGCCCCGCTCACCCCGGAGCAGACCGCCGAGGTGCAGCGGCTCGCGGTCGAGGCCTTCGAGGCCGCGTCCTGCGAGGGCCTGGTGCGCGCCGACTTCTTCCTCACCGAGGACGGCACGTTCGTCATCAACGAGATCAACACCATGCCGGGCTTCACGCCGATCTCCATGTACCCGCGGATGTGGCAGGAGTCGGGCGTCCCGTACCCGGAGCTGGTGGACCGCCTGATCCAGGCGGCGCTGCGTCGGCCCACGGGGCTGCGCTAG
- a CDS encoding DUF3515 domain-containing protein produces the protein MSVHRRPFRVTALPAVAAAAALAGCSPGGGARVDPPPAPPADVAGHCAALHERLPETVAGLARTPTEPESELTAAWGGSAIVLRCGVPKPAKMLDPKQEGIHVNGVAWLLEKRDDGSFRFTTGMRLAYTEVMVDAEHAADAGMLVGLSAAVAAAVPEGIAS, from the coding sequence ATGTCCGTACACCGCCGGCCCTTCCGTGTGACCGCCCTGCCCGCCGTGGCCGCGGCGGCCGCCCTGGCGGGCTGCTCCCCCGGCGGCGGGGCCCGTGTGGACCCGCCGCCCGCTCCGCCCGCCGACGTCGCGGGCCACTGTGCGGCGCTGCACGAGAGGCTCCCGGAGACGGTGGCCGGCCTGGCGCGGACCCCGACCGAGCCGGAGTCCGAGCTGACCGCCGCGTGGGGCGGCTCGGCGATCGTACTGCGGTGCGGCGTCCCCAAGCCCGCGAAGATGCTCGATCCGAAGCAGGAGGGCATCCACGTGAACGGGGTGGCCTGGCTGCTGGAGAAGCGGGACGACGGGTCGTTCCGGTTCACCACCGGGATGCGGCTGGCGTACACGGAGGTCATGGTCGACGCCGAGCACGCCGCCGACGCGGGGATGCTGGTCGGGCTGTCCGCCGCGGTGGCGGCCGCCGTCCCCGAGGGGATCGCCTCCTGA
- a CDS encoding Lrp/AsnC family transcriptional regulator — MVQAYILIQTEVGKASFVAESIGKIPGVIQAEDVTGPYDVIVRAQADTVDELGRMVVAKVQQVEGITRTLTCPVVHL, encoded by the coding sequence GTGGTACAGGCGTACATCCTCATCCAGACCGAGGTGGGCAAGGCGTCGTTCGTCGCCGAGTCCATCGGCAAGATCCCGGGGGTGATCCAGGCGGAGGACGTGACCGGCCCGTACGACGTGATCGTCCGCGCCCAGGCCGACACCGTGGACGAGCTCGGCCGCATGGTCGTGGCCAAGGTCCAGCAGGTGGAGGGCATCACCCGCACCCTGACCTGCCCGGTGGTCCATCTGTAG
- a CDS encoding thiamine-phosphate kinase has protein sequence MKGTVGELGEFGLIRELTSRLTTTPAVRLGPGDDAAVVSAPDRRVVASTDILLEGRHFRRDWSTAYDVGRKAAAQNLADIAAMGAVPTALLLGLVVPAELPVTWPTELMDGLRDECQVAGAAVVGGDVVRGETITVSITALGDLRNHEPVLRSGAQPGDVVAVTGWLGWSAAGFAVLSRGFRSPRAFVEAHRRPEPPYHAGPAAAGLGATAMTDVSDGLIADLGHIAEASAVRIDLRSAAVDIPTQMHDIGQAVGVDPLQWVLTGGEDHAIVATFPPDVKLPARWKVIGEVLNRSALPQVTVDGAPWTHTGGWDHFGSDPSTEETPR, from the coding sequence ATGAAGGGCACTGTGGGCGAGCTGGGGGAGTTCGGGCTCATTCGGGAGCTCACCTCACGGCTCACCACCACCCCCGCGGTCCGGCTCGGACCCGGCGACGACGCGGCCGTGGTGTCCGCCCCCGACCGCAGGGTCGTGGCGAGCACGGACATCCTGCTGGAGGGCCGGCACTTCCGGCGGGACTGGTCCACCGCCTACGACGTCGGCCGCAAGGCGGCCGCGCAGAACCTCGCCGACATCGCCGCCATGGGCGCGGTGCCCACGGCGCTGCTGCTCGGCCTCGTCGTCCCGGCCGAACTGCCGGTCACCTGGCCCACCGAGCTGATGGACGGCCTGCGCGACGAGTGCCAGGTCGCCGGGGCCGCCGTGGTCGGCGGAGACGTCGTCCGCGGTGAGACGATCACCGTCTCCATCACCGCCCTCGGCGACCTGCGCAACCACGAGCCCGTGCTGCGCTCCGGCGCCCAGCCCGGCGACGTCGTGGCCGTCACCGGCTGGCTCGGCTGGTCCGCGGCCGGCTTCGCGGTCCTCTCGCGCGGCTTCCGCTCCCCGCGGGCGTTCGTCGAGGCGCACCGCCGTCCCGAGCCGCCGTACCACGCGGGCCCCGCGGCCGCCGGGCTCGGCGCCACCGCCATGACCGACGTCAGCGACGGCCTGATCGCCGACCTCGGGCACATCGCGGAGGCCAGCGCCGTGCGGATCGACCTGCGCTCGGCGGCCGTGGACATCCCCACGCAGATGCACGACATCGGCCAGGCCGTCGGCGTCGACCCCTTGCAGTGGGTGCTCACCGGGGGAGAGGATCACGCCATCGTGGCGACCTTCCCGCCCGACGTGAAGCTGCCCGCCCGCTGGAAGGTCATCGGCGAGGTGCTGAACCGGTCCGCGCTGCCCCAGGTGACCGTGGACGGCGCGCCCTGGACCCACACGGGCGGATGGGACCACTTCGGCTCCGACCCGTCCACCGAGGAGACCCCGAGATGA
- the thiD gene encoding bifunctional hydroxymethylpyrimidine kinase/phosphomethylpyrimidine kinase, with translation MSDAPPLCLTVAGSDSGGGAGIQADLKTMLALGVHGMSVVTAVTAQNSLGVRGVWELPPEAVTAQYRAVADDIGVQAVKTGMLASAVLVETVAALLADTGAPAVVDPVGVSKHGDPLLAASALDAVRRELLPRAAVATPNLDEVAQLTGVVVEDEDGMRRAADAVLALGPEWALIKGGHLAAHGGEAADLLTDGETALWLRAPRHDNRHTHGTGCTLASAVAAGLAKGQDVPQAVMEAKEYVTGAIAAGFALGGGIGPVGHAWQWHR, from the coding sequence ATGAGCGACGCGCCGCCGCTGTGCCTGACCGTGGCCGGATCGGACTCCGGCGGCGGCGCCGGCATCCAGGCCGACCTCAAGACCATGCTCGCCCTCGGCGTGCACGGGATGAGCGTGGTCACCGCGGTCACCGCGCAGAACTCCCTCGGCGTCCGCGGCGTCTGGGAGCTGCCCCCCGAGGCCGTCACCGCCCAGTACCGGGCCGTCGCGGACGACATCGGGGTCCAGGCCGTGAAGACCGGCATGCTCGCCTCCGCGGTACTCGTCGAGACGGTGGCCGCGCTGCTCGCCGACACCGGCGCGCCGGCCGTCGTGGACCCCGTCGGCGTCTCCAAGCACGGCGACCCGCTGCTCGCCGCGTCGGCCCTGGACGCCGTACGCCGCGAGCTGCTCCCGCGGGCCGCGGTGGCCACACCCAACCTGGACGAGGTGGCGCAGCTCACCGGCGTCGTCGTGGAGGACGAGGACGGCATGCGGCGGGCCGCCGACGCGGTCCTCGCGCTCGGCCCCGAGTGGGCGCTGATCAAGGGCGGCCACCTCGCCGCCCACGGCGGCGAGGCCGCCGACCTGCTCACCGACGGCGAGACCGCGCTGTGGCTGCGGGCGCCCCGGCACGACAACCGGCACACGCACGGCACCGGCTGCACCCTCGCCAGCGCCGTCGCCGCCGGACTCGCCAAGGGGCAGGACGTCCCGCAGGCCGTCATGGAGGCCAAGGAGTACGTGACCGGCGCCATCGCCGCCGGCTTCGCGCTCGGCGGCGGCATCGGCCCCGTCGGCCACGCCTGGCAGTGGCACCGCTGA
- the rpmB gene encoding 50S ribosomal protein L28: MAANCDVCGKGPGFGNNISHSHRRTSRRWNPNIQRVRAVVSGTPKRLNACTSCIKAGKVSR, from the coding sequence GTGGCTGCCAACTGCGACGTTTGCGGCAAGGGGCCGGGCTTCGGCAACAACATCTCGCACTCGCACCGCCGTACGTCCCGTCGCTGGAACCCGAACATCCAGCGCGTGCGTGCCGTGGTCAGTGGGACGCCGAAGCGCCTCAACGCCTGCACCTCGTGCATCAAGGCCGGCAAGGTCTCGCGCTGA
- a CDS encoding DAK2 domain-containing protein — protein MPHEQQLQPFAEFDAEAVRTWSSLAVAALGRSRDAIDAINVYPVADADTGTNLYLTAESADRALGAAGAAGLVPAVQAWAHGALIGARGNSGTILAQLLRGVADGLGDTPADRGPGRLLAHALTRAAQEAYQAVAHPVEGTMLTVAAAAARAAEAAGAAAGTAADVARAAYDGARSALADTPRQLAELGRAGVVDAGGCGLVAVLGALWQALSGQEPEPEAVGRPADGGAVQQPAPCGAAEEPGGPAYEVLYLLDAGEPAVARLRERLDGLGDSLVVVGGDGLWNVHVHVDDPGAAVEAGVEAGRPYRIRITHFGDERRRRTPAERAQRAVVAVVPGEGLAALCGEAGATTVLAPPGAAPDAEGLAAAIRRAHAREVVLLPGGPDQRAAAHAAAERARADGVRVAVIPTRSAVQGLAALAVHDPEGSFDEDVVAMTSAAGATRYAELAVAERQSFTSAGICQAGDVLGLIDGDVAVIGSGLAETAEAVLARMLGSGGELVTLVLGPDAPDALAERLEAYVQHGHLAVDTVTYQGGRHSAPLLIGVE, from the coding sequence GTGCCGCACGAGCAGCAGCTGCAGCCCTTCGCCGAGTTCGACGCCGAAGCGGTGCGCACCTGGAGCTCGCTGGCCGTGGCCGCACTGGGCCGGTCCCGCGACGCCATCGACGCGATCAACGTCTACCCCGTCGCGGACGCCGACACCGGCACCAACCTCTACCTCACCGCCGAGTCCGCCGACCGCGCCCTGGGCGCCGCCGGCGCCGCCGGCCTCGTACCGGCCGTCCAGGCCTGGGCCCACGGCGCGCTCATAGGCGCCCGCGGCAACTCCGGCACCATCCTCGCCCAGCTGCTGCGCGGCGTGGCCGACGGCCTCGGCGACACCCCCGCCGACCGCGGCCCCGGCCGCCTGCTGGCGCACGCGCTGACCCGGGCCGCGCAGGAGGCGTACCAGGCCGTCGCGCACCCGGTGGAGGGCACCATGCTCACCGTCGCCGCGGCCGCGGCGCGGGCCGCCGAGGCCGCCGGGGCCGCAGCCGGGACCGCCGCGGACGTGGCCCGCGCCGCCTACGACGGGGCCCGCTCGGCCCTCGCGGACACCCCGCGGCAGCTGGCCGAGCTGGGCCGCGCGGGGGTCGTCGATGCCGGCGGCTGCGGGCTCGTCGCCGTCCTCGGCGCGCTGTGGCAGGCACTGTCCGGGCAGGAGCCCGAGCCCGAGGCCGTCGGCCGGCCGGCCGACGGCGGCGCCGTGCAGCAGCCCGCGCCGTGCGGCGCCGCGGAGGAGCCCGGCGGGCCGGCGTACGAGGTGCTGTACCTGCTGGACGCCGGCGAACCCGCCGTGGCGCGGCTGCGCGAGCGGCTCGACGGCCTCGGCGACTCCCTCGTCGTGGTCGGCGGCGACGGCCTGTGGAACGTCCACGTCCACGTCGACGACCCCGGAGCCGCCGTCGAGGCCGGCGTCGAGGCCGGACGCCCCTACCGGATCCGCATCACCCACTTCGGCGACGAGCGCCGCCGCCGCACCCCCGCCGAGCGCGCCCAGCGCGCCGTCGTCGCGGTCGTCCCCGGCGAGGGCCTGGCCGCCCTGTGCGGGGAGGCCGGCGCGACCACCGTCCTCGCCCCGCCCGGGGCCGCCCCCGACGCCGAGGGGCTCGCCGCCGCCATCCGGCGCGCGCACGCCCGCGAGGTCGTGCTGCTGCCCGGCGGTCCCGACCAGCGCGCCGCCGCGCACGCCGCCGCCGAGCGGGCCCGCGCCGACGGCGTGCGCGTCGCGGTGATCCCCACCCGGTCCGCCGTCCAGGGCCTTGCGGCGCTCGCCGTCCACGACCCCGAGGGCAGCTTCGACGAGGACGTGGTCGCCATGACCTCCGCGGCCGGAGCCACCCGCTACGCCGAACTCGCCGTCGCCGAACGGCAGTCCTTCACCTCCGCCGGCATCTGCCAGGCCGGGGACGTGCTCGGCCTCATCGACGGGGACGTCGCCGTCATCGGCTCCGGACTCGCCGAGACCGCGGAGGCCGTTCTCGCCCGCATGCTGGGCTCCGGCGGCGAACTCGTCACCCTCGTCCTCGGCCCGGACGCCCCCGACGCCCTCGCCGAGCGGCTGGAGGCGTACGTCCAGCACGGGCACCTCGCGGTCGACACCGTCACCTACCAGGGAGGCCGGCACTCCGCCCCGCTGCTGATCGGGGTCGAATAG